A region of the Leeuwenhoekiella sp. MAR_2009_132 genome:
CCATTAGAGAAAAATGGGAGAAGCATTTAGGAAGCACCACTTCAACAGTAACGGAAGAATATCTTGCAGATAAATACCCAATGGTAGAATTTGAAAATAATATTATGATCAATGCTGCCTATATTCCTACTTCAGCTTTATTAGATTCTGTTTTTGATTTAAGGCCTATGCAAGCGTTATTTGACGGGGAAGATGTGGTGGCTTTTTATACGCAGGATACACAGGAGGAAATAGATTTTGATGCATACGAGCAACTAGAATTAGATCAAAAAGCTCTTTTTAAGATTGAACACACATGGGATTTGTTTAGTAAAAACCATAAAGCTATTCAGCTAGATTACGAGTTGCTTACAGAAGAACGTGAATCCTTGAAAATTCCGAAGAATGTACAGGTAACTAATCCTGGTAATATATTTATTGAAGAAGGAGCTAAAGTTAATTTCTGTTCTTTAAATGCTTCCGAAGGTCCTATTTTTATTGGTAAAGATGCTGAGATAATGGAAGGCGCCTTAATACGTGGGCCTTTTGCATTATGTGAAGGTGCGATTGTGAAAATGGGAGCAAAGATTTATACAGGCACTACTATAGGACCATATTGTAAAGTAGGAGGTGAGATTAATAATTCGGTTTTAATGGCCTATTCTAATAAAGGGCACGATGGTTTTTTGGGTAACTCAGTATTAGGTGAGTGGTGTAATATAGGAGCAGATTCTAATAATAGTAATCTTAAAAATAATTATGAAGAAGTGCGTGTTTGGGATTATGAGACCGAAGGTTTTGCCAAAACCGGACTTCAATTTTGTGGTCTAATAATGGGCGATCACAGTAAATGTGGAATCAACACAATGTTTAATACCGGCACGGTAATAGGGGTAAGTGTTAATATATTTGGTCCTGGTTTTCCTCGTAATTTTGTACCCTCGTTCTCCTGGGGTGGTGCGAGTGGTTTTACAACGTATAAAACAGAAAAAGCATTTCAGACCGCAAAATTAGTTACAGAACGCCGAAACATACCTTTTGATGAGCAGGAAGCGGCAATTCTGGAACATGTATTTGAGCAAACAGCTAAATATAGGAGGTATTAGTGCATCGCTGAAGCATCTACCTTACCAGCACCTTTTTTAAGCATAAGTACAAATGGGACACATATTAAAAATAGGATTCCCAGACTCAAGAAAATATCCATATAGGTAAGAACAGTACCTTGCAATGTTATTTTGCCTTCAAGTACCTGATATGCGCGGTCTAAAGCCTCATTAAAGCTAAATCCTTTACTCATAAACATTTTCTGCAATCCATACACCTGACTTTGAGTTTGTGTATTTACGGCGCTAATATTCGGTAATAAATCTACACGGTGTTGTTGATTAAAGCGGTAGATCATTGTGGTTATGATTGCGATTCCGAAGGAGCCTCCTAACTGGCGCATCATTCCTGTAAAAGCTGCACCTTCACCTATCTCTGCACCTTTTAAAGTTGACAATGCCAAGGTTGTTATGGGTACAAACAAAAGTCCTAAACCAACGCCTCTTAATACTAAAGGCCAAAACATTACTTCAGAAGCAGTATCTGGTGTGATAATATTGTGCATCCAGAAGCTAAAGAAAAAGAAACCAATAAAACCAAGAGCAACCAGATATTTTGGAGAAACTCCACGCTCTAGCAACTTACCTATAATAGGCATCATGATTCCTGTAGTTATTGAACTTGGAATGAGTAACAAACCGGCATCTGTGGCCGTCCACCCTAAAACAGACTGTGTGTATATGGGTATTATAAATGTTGAGCCATAAAGACCAAAACCTAAAATAAAGGTCATTATGGTACCCGTCCATAAATTAGTGTTTTTTAGAACCCGTAGGTTAACAATAGGATTATCGTAAACCAATTCTCGCCAGATAAAGGCTAATAATCCAAATGCGGAAACAATACTTAGCGTAATAATAAGGTTGTTTTCAAACCAGTCATCTTGTTGCCCATGTTCTAAAACAAATTGTAAAGAACCTATAAAAGATGCAAGAAAGATAATACCCCACCAGTCAACCTGGCTTGCTTTTAATTTTGTTCCATACTTAGGGCTTCTCACATATATAATAGTTAAAATGGTAGCGATAATTCCTATAGGTATGTTAATGTAGAAAATATAGGGCCATGAAAAATTATCAACCAGATAACCACCTAATGGAGGCCCCAATGTAGGACCTACGATAACGCCCATACCATAAATTGCTTGAGCCATCCCTCTTTTTGCCATTGGGTAACTTTCAGTAATAATGGTTTGTGCGGTAACCAATAAAGCACCACCACCTAAACCTTGTATAAATCTAAATGTTACTAGTTCCCAAATATTTGTTGCGTTTCCGCAGAGAAAAGAGGAAAACGTAAATATTACAATTGAAACCGCAAAGTAATTTTTACGACCAAATTGCTTACTCAGCCAGCTGGTCATAGGTATGATAATTACGTTTGCAATAGCATACGCAGTAATTACCCAGGCAACATCTGTTAGGGTAGCTCCTAAACTACCACGCATGTCGTTAAGAGCAACGTTTACGATTGTCGTATCTACGATTTCTAAAAGGGCGCATAATATTGCGGTAATTGTAATAATCACCCTTCTAAAGCCATATTCTACTAAGCTGTCTTCTTCTTCAATTGCTACTGCTGCCATACTATTATTTCAAATGAACATCTACGTTGGCATTCATACCTGTGCGTAAACGTGCTAATTTTTCAGTATCGTTGTTTGTTGTAAAATCTATTTTTACAGGTAAACGTTGTACTGTTTTTACAAAGTTTCCGGTTGCATTATCAGGTGGTAGTAATGAAAATCGAGCACCTGTGGCCGGAGAGAAGTTTGTAATAACTCCTTCAAACTCTTCATCAGGATATGCGTCAATCTCGATGCCTACTTTTTGACCCACCTTCATATCGCTAAGTTGGGTTTCTTTAAAATTGGCAACTACCCATTTATCTGTTGTATTTACTAAATAGAACAGCGCCTGACCCGGTTGTACAAATTGACCTCTTTGTATTTCTACAGCAGAGAGTTG
Encoded here:
- a CDS encoding DHA2 family efflux MFS transporter permease subunit, coding for MAAVAIEEEDSLVEYGFRRVIITITAILCALLEIVDTTIVNVALNDMRGSLGATLTDVAWVITAYAIANVIIIPMTSWLSKQFGRKNYFAVSIVIFTFSSFLCGNATNIWELVTFRFIQGLGGGALLVTAQTIITESYPMAKRGMAQAIYGMGVIVGPTLGPPLGGYLVDNFSWPYIFYINIPIGIIATILTIIYVRSPKYGTKLKASQVDWWGIIFLASFIGSLQFVLEHGQQDDWFENNLIITLSIVSAFGLLAFIWRELVYDNPIVNLRVLKNTNLWTGTIMTFILGFGLYGSTFIIPIYTQSVLGWTATDAGLLLIPSSITTGIMMPIIGKLLERGVSPKYLVALGFIGFFFFSFWMHNIITPDTASEVMFWPLVLRGVGLGLLFVPITTLALSTLKGAEIGEGAAFTGMMRQLGGSFGIAIITTMIYRFNQQHRVDLLPNISAVNTQTQSQVYGLQKMFMSKGFSFNEALDRAYQVLEGKITLQGTVLTYMDIFLSLGILFLICVPFVLMLKKGAGKVDASAMH
- a CDS encoding GlmU family protein; the encoded protein is MNYILFDGPVRNQLLPLTFTRPVADLRIGILTIREKWEKHLGSTTSTVTEEYLADKYPMVEFENNIMINAAYIPTSALLDSVFDLRPMQALFDGEDVVAFYTQDTQEEIDFDAYEQLELDQKALFKIEHTWDLFSKNHKAIQLDYELLTEERESLKIPKNVQVTNPGNIFIEEGAKVNFCSLNASEGPIFIGKDAEIMEGALIRGPFALCEGAIVKMGAKIYTGTTIGPYCKVGGEINNSVLMAYSNKGHDGFLGNSVLGEWCNIGADSNNSNLKNNYEEVRVWDYETEGFAKTGLQFCGLIMGDHSKCGINTMFNTGTVIGVSVNIFGPGFPRNFVPSFSWGGASGFTTYKTEKAFQTAKLVTERRNIPFDEQEAAILEHVFEQTAKYRRY